One Pleurocapsa sp. PCC 7327 DNA segment encodes these proteins:
- a CDS encoding phycocyanobilin:ferredoxin oxidoreductase, whose protein sequence is MLETLKSSIGERQHPLIRQLADLILSSWQKYLDLSPYELPEDLGYVEGKLEGEKLVIENRCFQTPQFRKMHLELAKVGSNLDILHCVMFPKPEYALPMFGCDIVAGRGEVSAAIADLSPTNPERILPPAYQTALKALPSPQFAQPRPLPAWGDIFSEFCLFIRPSNQEEETQFLSRVESFLEIHCNQAIQSQPVPPQQQALYSAGQRYYCTKQQKNDKTRRVLEKAFGSEWAEKYMTLVLFDLPAEEEEAQC, encoded by the coding sequence ATGTTAGAAACTTTGAAATCCTCTATTGGCGAACGACAACACCCCCTTATTCGTCAGCTAGCTGACCTGATTCTGTCCTCTTGGCAAAAGTATCTCGACTTATCTCCTTACGAATTGCCAGAGGACTTAGGCTACGTCGAAGGAAAGCTGGAAGGGGAAAAACTGGTCATTGAAAATCGCTGCTTTCAGACCCCTCAGTTTCGCAAAATGCACCTCGAACTGGCAAAAGTGGGCAGCAATCTGGATATTTTGCACTGCGTCATGTTTCCCAAACCAGAATATGCTCTGCCCATGTTTGGCTGCGATATCGTGGCGGGTCGGGGTGAAGTCAGTGCTGCGATCGCGGACTTATCCCCAACTAACCCGGAACGGATCCTCCCGCCAGCCTATCAAACTGCTTTAAAAGCTTTACCCAGCCCTCAATTTGCTCAGCCTCGTCCTCTCCCAGCTTGGGGAGATATTTTCTCGGAGTTTTGTCTGTTTATTCGTCCGAGTAACCAAGAGGAAGAAACCCAATTTCTCTCTCGCGTTGAGAGTTTCTTAGAGATTCATTGCAATCAAGCAATCCAATCGCAACCCGTTCCTCCCCAACAACAAGCGTTATATTCTGCCGGACAGCGCTACTATTGCACCAAGCAACAGAAAAACGATAAAACTCGACGAGTTTTGGAGAAAGCATTTGGTTCTGAGTGGGCAGAGAAGTACATGACGTTAGTATTGTTCGATCTGCCTGCCGAGGAAGAGGAAGCCCAATGCTGA
- a CDS encoding twin-arginine translocase TatA/TatE family subunit yields MFGLGWPEVAIIAIVALIILGPKKIPELGSAIGKTLRGFKEEIGKPQEISSSEDKEED; encoded by the coding sequence ATGTTTGGATTGGGATGGCCCGAAGTGGCTATTATTGCGATCGTTGCGCTAATTATCCTGGGTCCGAAAAAAATTCCAGAACTCGGTAGTGCCATAGGTAAAACCTTACGCGGTTTCAAGGAGGAGATCGGTAAACCCCAGGAAATTTCTTCTAGCGAAGACAAAGAAGAGGATTGA
- a CDS encoding tetratricopeptide repeat protein — MGYSVEVNSSNFNSEVIEQSYTKLVLIDFFATWCGPCQLLKPVLKKLVKEYDFILAQVDIDKNQDLANQYGIEGVPDVRIALKGEMYPGFVGALSEAQLRDLLERLNLKSELDLGLEKAKGAIASQDFRGAKQIFDNLLVQYPENPHVAIEAARFLLRIGQLQDAERIARTIGEDNRAFYPKAQAIQTLIQLKQAADNSGDSELDRLFARAARLALSEDYEGAFSLFLQIVQENRQYRNDGARKAMVSLFNLLGLDHPLTKQYQQELMMALY; from the coding sequence ATGGGATATTCGGTTGAGGTTAATAGTAGTAATTTTAATAGCGAAGTTATCGAGCAATCTTATACTAAACTCGTTTTAATCGATTTTTTTGCGACTTGGTGCGGTCCTTGTCAGTTATTGAAACCAGTTTTAAAGAAGCTGGTTAAGGAGTATGATTTTATCCTGGCACAAGTCGATATTGACAAAAATCAAGATTTAGCCAATCAATATGGCATCGAAGGCGTACCGGACGTAAGAATTGCACTCAAGGGAGAAATGTACCCCGGATTCGTTGGCGCCCTTTCAGAAGCCCAATTGCGAGACTTGCTGGAGAGGCTCAATCTCAAGTCAGAATTAGACTTGGGATTAGAAAAAGCTAAAGGCGCGATCGCTTCTCAGGACTTTCGAGGTGCGAAACAGATATTCGACAATTTGTTGGTCCAATATCCCGAAAATCCCCATGTAGCTATCGAAGCAGCGCGTTTTTTGTTACGAATCGGACAACTGCAAGACGCAGAAAGGATAGCACGAACGATTGGAGAGGATAATCGAGCATTCTACCCCAAAGCCCAGGCAATTCAAACCTTGATTCAACTCAAACAAGCGGCTGACAATTCAGGGGACAGCGAATTAGATCGATTATTTGCTCGCGCAGCTCGTTTGGCGTTGTCTGAAGATTACGAAGGGGCATTTTCCCTCTTTTTACAAATCGTCCAAGAGAACCGTCAATATAGAAACGATGGGGCGAGAAAAGCGATGGTGTCTCTTTTCAATTTATTAGGACTCGACCATCCCTTGACCAAGCAGTATCAACAAGAATTAATGATGGCGCTCTATTAG
- a CDS encoding glycosyltransferase family 25 protein: MRFLEFFDRIYVINLPYRVDRRKAIEKELNQAGISFLSEKVELFAAIRPDSAGFFQSIGYRGAFLSHLNVLRQARERGLNNVLIMEDDLELSEDFKKYEDLLIAELMGRDWDIVHFGHSIEPIASAREVSLPILQPFSGELIGAQFYGVNGKVLDRLIDFFEALLQRPAGHPEGGPMSPDGAYNFFRWQNPDVVRLIAVPSFGGQRSSRSDITPSWFDRLPILRFLARVAREIGLVRMLKNFSSLKQAKRRKP; encoded by the coding sequence ATGAGGTTTTTAGAGTTCTTCGATCGCATTTACGTCATAAATTTGCCTTACAGAGTCGATCGACGTAAAGCTATAGAAAAGGAACTCAACCAGGCAGGAATATCTTTTCTGTCCGAAAAGGTCGAACTATTTGCGGCAATTAGACCGGATAGCGCTGGTTTTTTTCAGTCAATTGGGTACAGGGGAGCATTTCTAAGCCATTTAAACGTTCTCAGGCAAGCAAGAGAACGCGGGTTAAACAATGTTCTGATTATGGAAGACGATCTAGAGCTATCAGAAGATTTTAAAAAGTATGAAGATCTCTTAATCGCAGAGCTAATGGGAAGAGATTGGGATATCGTTCATTTTGGCCATAGCATTGAACCAATCGCTAGCGCTAGAGAAGTTTCCCTCCCTATACTGCAACCTTTTTCTGGAGAATTAATTGGCGCTCAATTCTACGGAGTTAATGGTAAGGTCTTGGATCGATTAATCGATTTCTTTGAAGCATTGCTACAGCGACCTGCGGGACATCCCGAAGGAGGTCCGATGTCTCCGGATGGGGCTTATAATTTTTTTCGGTGGCAGAATCCTGACGTTGTTAGGCTAATTGCCGTTCCAAGTTTTGGCGGTCAGCGAAGTTCGCGTAGCGATATTACTCCAAGCTGGTTCGATCGCTTGCCTATTTTACGTTTTCTGGCAAGAGTTGCTAGAGAGATAGGTTTGGTAAGGATGCTAAAGAATTTTTCTTCTCTCAAGCAGGCGAAGCGTCGCAAACCTTAA
- a CDS encoding beta-ketoacyl-ACP synthase codes for MNVVVTGIGLLCCLGSLSESWQNLLARRSGIRLQRPFPELPAYPLGLIGKSPTQLTKLTRLVLSAALEDGRLTTPLPDCGVVIGSSRGCQAVWEQYASQLHGDRDSLQLENWLETLPNQGAIAAARQIGTTAIVLAPMAACATGIWAIAQAFELIQQGKCQRVIAGAIEAPVTPLTLAGFQQMGALAATGCYPFDKHREGLVLGEGAAILVLESAELALSRGAAIYGQILGFGLTCDATHISAPSIDNRSATIAVKDCLERSNLSATEIDYIHAHGTSTKLNDAREASLVQSLFPHGVAVSSTKGATGHTLGASGAIGAAFCLMALKRQEFPTCVGLKESEFQLNLVTAPRRGEIRQAMCFSFGFGGQNAVIALGKF; via the coding sequence TAGACTCCAGCGTCCTTTTCCAGAACTTCCTGCCTATCCGTTAGGACTAATCGGGAAATCGCCAACCCAATTAACGAAGCTGACTCGACTTGTCCTATCAGCCGCCCTAGAAGATGGGAGATTAACTACTCCTTTGCCAGACTGCGGAGTCGTTATTGGTTCTAGTCGCGGTTGTCAGGCAGTCTGGGAGCAATACGCGAGTCAATTGCACGGGGATAGAGATTCGCTACAGCTAGAAAATTGGTTAGAAACGCTACCAAACCAAGGTGCGATCGCGGCGGCGCGTCAGATAGGAACGACGGCGATCGTACTAGCGCCAATGGCAGCTTGCGCCACGGGAATTTGGGCGATCGCGCAAGCTTTTGAACTGATTCAACAAGGGAAATGTCAGCGCGTTATTGCAGGAGCAATAGAAGCCCCCGTAACGCCACTGACGCTAGCAGGATTTCAGCAAATGGGCGCTCTGGCAGCGACGGGTTGCTATCCTTTTGATAAGCACCGGGAAGGCTTGGTTTTAGGAGAAGGTGCGGCAATATTGGTGCTGGAGTCAGCCGAATTAGCGTTGAGTCGCGGCGCAGCTATTTACGGTCAGATTTTGGGGTTTGGTTTGACTTGCGATGCAACTCATATCAGTGCGCCTTCAATAGACAATCGCAGCGCAACTATAGCCGTCAAGGATTGTCTAGAGCGCAGTAATTTATCGGCTACCGAGATAGATTATATTCACGCTCACGGAACCAGTACTAAACTTAATGATGCAAGAGAAGCTAGTCTGGTTCAGTCTTTATTTCCCCATGGCGTTGCCGTCAGTTCGACCAAAGGGGCTACTGGCCATACACTAGGAGCCTCTGGGGCAATTGGAGCGGCTTTTTGTTTAATGGCTCTGAAGCGCCAGGAATTCCCTACTTGCGTGGGGTTGAAAGAATCGGAGTTTCAGTTGAATTTAGTCACTGCGCCGCGTCGGGGAGAGATTCGGCAGGCGATGTGTTTTAGTTTTGGGTTTGGGGGTCAAAATGCAGTCATAGCATTGGGAAAATTTTAG